Part of the Centroberyx gerrardi isolate f3 chromosome 11, fCenGer3.hap1.cur.20231027, whole genome shotgun sequence genome is shown below.
GCAGCTGGCCTTGATTCAAATCTTGAGTGTAATAGAAGCTCTAATAAACGCCCCCCATTCAACCTCAGATGGATGACATTGATTACAGGATAGCAAAATACTGAGGTTTAATGACTGAATGACAAAAATCATATTAATCTTGGGAGGACTTCAAATTTGGCAGACTTCTTATTGCAGAAACAAGTGTTTAAAAACTCTGGAGCTCCATCAGAGCCCCTGTTCTACTACAGGTACTACAactttttgtgtttctctcaTCAAGTGAGCTTTTCATACATTCCTAAGTCCCACTAACTATTTTATCCCCACCTTTTATAGGTCAAAGTTCATATTTCATTATCCGACGTGTTCAGCAGCTCATTTGGTGTTATGTGAGGAAACACGGATAGTAATTGTTTTGCCTTTTCCCCTCTTTAGTTCGACCTGTCCAAGCTTTCACCAGAGGAGAAGTGGAGGTGAGTGTCTTTGGAATGCATGCATCATTTTTACATACATAATGTAATTATATTGCTCTCTTTGAAATGCGCTCAGATTGACAGACGGACCAATCTGCACAACAAAATTCACTTCTTGCACTTGTTAGGGCTTTGGCTTCCTTGATTAGTGTGTCCTTGGCAGTGTGTAGAAATGACAAGTAACTCAAATAGTGAATGAAATGACTCATGAACAAATCTTTTGGATGGAACTGAAGTCAGGACATTGCAGGTTCTGCACATCAGATGAGATGTTTTTTAACAGAATTTTTTTAACAGACCACTCTAATTCATTTCTACTGGGTATCGCCTGTTTTTATGTATTCCCCCCCATTATTTCAGGCTTATTTTGTGTTGTCTTGATTACATCTCTGGGCCTTTCTGACCTCTAAGATACCATGCTGTCTTCTAAAAGTGATCGTGTCTCAGGAATTGGATAATTTTAGGCAAAGGAAACCAAGGAAATAAGCTTCACATCtgcaaaaacattaaaaaaacatttgattgtGCAGTTTGCCTTCATTCCAAATGGGATTCAATAAAGCTACAGGcaaatttttatgtaaaaatacacctgccTGCAATAGAGAAGAATTGAGAACCTGTAGATAAGGTACGGACACTTCTCCGCACACAGGAAGTGTTGCGAAACTTGAGCGTGAAATGGAGCCACGAACATGttaagttgcctagtgcagccttaaaggataaggctggtgttttttaatgcattgcttatcgtcaacaaatcgtatgaaaataacaaaatcagcaatgattttgttttgccaacaagtctcgtccatgtagccggtgcccaatgcagccatgtcccagcagccatagaactccattgtattaaaaaaacgattaaaaacgcgtcacagagccatgccgttgctctgggcaacatatttcatcattgcgatgcaccgggccagccgactttttcctcaaacaacttaataagccggctgtaaacatgtttgcgatctcaggaaagtagttctgtagcaccgaaaatagtccccggcgtaatgaagaatttgttcccatttgaatttgatttggtaataactacaacagcctgacttcgtggtaacagttagcaaatttttaaaattgaaactatgtctttgtgagctgtacttcaaggtttttagcttacaattggagccaatgacttccgggttgacgacTAAAAACAGTacatgggaagtcagaaagtaatgggagtagagcaaacgcattgttgattttgttgattttcataggatttgttgactgtaagcaatgcattaaaaaacaccagcgttatcctttacgGACACTCCTACCTTGTTATGAATCAACAACGGTTTGCCTGCTAGTTACTTACCATTAGTTGTGTATGTGTTCCTTTTTCCACAGGGTGGAGCATGCCAGGATGCATGCCAAACACAAAGGCCATGAGGCCATGCACGCAGAGATGGTGCTGATCCTGATCGTCACCCTGGTCATCGCTCAGCTGGTCCTGGTGCAGTGGAAACAGAGGCACCCCAAGTCGTACAATGTAAGACAAAAGCCACACAAGCAAACCTTTTTCAAGCTCCTTATGCAGAGTGCAGAAATACCTTCATGTGGAGACACACAGTTATAAGGATATGGGAAAATAGGCTACAGAATGGTTTCAGATACAATCCATACAGGCTAAGGctctgtgtgcgcgtgcgcgtgtgtgcgtgcacatacagtatatgcgtgtgtaatatatgtatatgtgtgcgtgtgtgcgtcaGGGCTAAAAACGAACTAAGACCTTTCCCAAATATGATTCCAGTATTCCCAAAGTGAGCATGAACTGCTCCAAATGAGAAATGAagcttttgtcattttcatttcaaatgacaTTCAGGCCGTCGCAAGATTCTcacatttaacatgttttatAAAGCGGTGTGTCCATTTGAATAACAGTTTCCTCTCATAATACAGGAAGTTTTTGTGCCAGTCCTTAGAAGTTGAAGTGTTTTCCTCAGTATTTTTCTTTGGCTCCCTCTTGTGTGCAACTTAAATATAACAAATATTCCTCTAATTAATGCATACTGATAATGAGACACTGATAGCACAGTTCAACACAAGTTAATTTCCACAACAATACTAACAATAATTTGTTAAACTTGATCGATGCATTTACACTACGGCTGGGTATTGATAAACCTAAGCGTGCCACACTGATACACTGATGTTGATGTTAAGACATCATAAAGTGTCAGTTTTCAAAGTTTTCAAATGTTAGTTATCTGATGTTTTATACCGAGCCTCAGGTCATTTATTTTAGAACAGAAATTGAGTATGGTCTAATTCTATTTAGAAAAGGAGATGGAATACACTCACAAATTGATTTATTCGATTGCATAGTATGAGTATGAGTCAGCAAAGAAAGGTTTTGAAATAAGTATTGTTTTATACAACCAGTATTAAAAGTACCAGAGTCAGTATAGGTGTTGGCAAAATTTTCCAACAACACCCGGCCTTAAATTACATGACGCAGCACAATCAAACAGGGATTTTCCATGAACCTCCCTTATTTCAGTTTAATGGGGGGACTCCTGGGATTACATAAGAGTTTGGGGTAAAAATACTGACTGTGACAGGGAAGGTGGGAATGAGAAAAGGCCTCCTGAGCCCATTTCACACCCACAGTGTTGCGACTCACAAGTATGTGACAGCGCTTTTTATACATAGACCAATTTGTGGCCGCCCATCACTATATCAATACTTCATGccacaaatataaaaagaaaattagagtatttaaaataaattgttttggACTGTTTAGGCCAGTGctgaatgcttttttttttaactcttgtGACAAAATTGTCCCACAGAAGAGTTTAAACTTGTTTTTTGATGCTGTTAACTCTTTATCCCTGGCGTATGTGTTGGATGTCTTTATTCTAacgtgtctctctctgctgtcttgtAGCTGGTGACTCTGTTCCAGATGTGGGTCGTTCCTCTCTACTTCACCACCAAGCTTCACTGGTGGCGGTTCCTGACCACGTGGTTCATCTTCTCCGTCATCACGGCGTACGTCTCTTTCCGTGCCACCCGCAAGCCGCTGGACTGTACCACACCCAGGTAAAACCGTTAAAAACAGTTATACACACGTTCTCTTATGCCGAGTTTTTACTTTACCCTGTCCTCTAAATTAAAGTCATAATCAGCAACTTTTTCCATAtcaataaatgtccgttttgctccTCTCCATCACCGAATGATTGAGTTTTATATTTACAGaaagcagcaacagtggtttgtttggaataaatataaaaagGTCGAAGAATTTTAAGAAGCCACAGTCTatattgagtgcaaaacaccaaagcaatgaccgctCATCACCAAAATTTGTATCAAGAAAAATatgtggattatcactttaacagAGTTCTATCTTTACATTAATAGGATTTGAACGGCTCGTAATGCGTTCTGACTGAAATGTCCCTGTTCCCTTTGTCTTCTGTGGCAGGTTGGTGTATAAAtggttcctcctcctctacaagATCAGCTACGCCACAGGAATAGTTGGCTACACTGTCGTCATGTTTACGCTCTTTGGTATCAACTTAATATTCAGGTATGTATCGTCAGTCCTACATCGTTGCAACACTTAATAATTAACTAAATACTCCAGGACAGCACTCCAATTAATTAATCTATATTTATTGCCGCACAGACGTTTCTTCAATGTGCTTTTTAGGCAAACAAACTGAGCGTTACACTTAGTAATTAAcaatttttgcctttttcccAATTCTGCAAATTTTGACCAAGGACTTGtgcattcattttcagtctCGCAGTTTGATAATATTAAATTGTATTGTACAACAATGTcgtttttgaatttgaattttcataccacacattttgttctgtgtgtgtattatattGTCAGACATTATCTGTAAGGGCTACATGCcaaaacacacgcacaccactGACACACGTCGAGTGAGTAACATTAGGTTTAATCATgacgaaaaaataaaaaaaactcaggAAAACCCGGGTTGTTTGCTGTTATTTTCAGAACTGATCAAATTGTCAGAGTGGATATTGACCGTTCCTTCAGACACCACAGTGACAATAAAACCCTTCAGGCTGTAGGCTACTGCAGCCATTTCAGGATCTCTGTCTGAAGTGTTGGCGGTTCTGTGAATCTGCTTACATCAGCAAACTGAAACACGGGGTTTTGTCACAGAACAACTTGTTTTTAAAACAGGAAGTTTATTCTTGCCCTCTGTCCCACATGTCTCCCCTGCAGGCCACTAGATGTTGCTGTTCTTCCTTTTTTACGCCCCTTTCGAGCGTTCCTGGTCCCACAGTTTTGCATCCATAGCATCCACTCTCTTTGACTTTTTCCAATCACCTTTCTGTATCCCATCCAACATTCACCGCATTCGTAGatgtttcattcttttttccctctctatttatttatttgtctgtctctctatctgtctgtctgtctgtccatttgttttaacactttttataagtgctctataaataaaggctatattttattattattattattacctccgccaaggaggttatgttttcggtgccgtttgtttgtttgtctgtttgtttgtctgttagcaggattacggaaaaactactggcccgattttcatgaaactttgtggaagggtgtagcatgggccaaggaagaacccattaaattttggagcggatccggatccgactcacaaacaagcaataatagcatgaaccttggcggaggtctgcactctccgagtgcccttctagttattattattattactgtggTACTGTATATGGGCTGTAATTGCGTACCTTCCTGTGTTGGGTCATAACGCTGTTGTTCAAACTAATAGCACTGGAAAGTTACTAGAACTACACAAGTTCTCCCAAAATGGCAGAAGGGATAGTCACATCAGATCCTGTTCATGGGTGAATGTCCATGGCGTGCAGAGCTAAGACTGTTGTGAGTGCTCACTGATATTACTGATAGCTTAGCAGAACGTGCTGATGAGACAGAGGCAGTCTAGTTCAACAGGTATACGCTTGCCAAAGCTTTTTGTTTGGCGGCAGCCATGTATAACTGTGATGGAGGAAGGCATGCCAGTAAAGCCAGCACAAAGTTTGGTAAAACGAGCTGCCATGTCAAGGTCAAAATGACGCTATAGAAGAAGGGCCAAGGGCACTAGAGAGATGTGTCATAATATGCAAAATAGCAACCTCAATTGGCCTGCAGGAGCTATGCTAAAGTCGGACAGGTCCACTCACCAGTGTATATGTGGGCTGCTGGGTAAATGGGAAGTATGGATATGTGCATGAAATTATGGCATGGACTTTCTGTCTTCCTGGAATAGCTGTTGCTATAAACCTGATTTTTTGTTATATTGCCTACAAAGTCTAGaaaatataatatcatataaaaATCACTCTTTTTAAGCATTATTAAGTATTTcagattatgattttttttctgctgtagaTTGAGGTCAACGccccaaaattcaaaacacatccatgtttttttccccccacaaaaTTGAAACTGATTTCATAATACCTCCGGCTAACAGGGTCAGTTAACATATTTGTTTTACCCATTacacaaaagagaaaataagagcTGGGAATGCCTTTTTCTAAACACACTGCACCAGGATTAGACCGAGCCGTGAATCCCATACAGTCTCAATACTAAGGAATGTCTTCTCTGTCCAGAATAAAGCCGGAGGATGCAATGGACTTTGgtgtttctctgctgttctaTGGTCTGTACTACGGAGTCCTAGGAAGGGACTTTGCAGAAATGTGCGCAGACTTCATGGCTTCAACAGTCGGGGTAAGTGGGCAGACAGTATCCCACTGCTGAAGGTACTGGCTGTAAGCTATACTGTACTTTTGATTATGTGTGTTATCTGTTTTTCTTTAGTATTACAGTGCATCTGGCATGCCGACCAAGCACCTGTCGGATAATATCTGTGCCGTGTGCGGTCAGCCCATCCTCGTAGATGTCAGTGAAGAGGGGATCATCGAGAACACGTACAGACTGTCCTGCAACCATGTGTATCCTTCCTGTGAGATGTATgccagaaacatacacacatattttgCCACTACCAACTCTAGACCCATCGAAAgtcaagttttttttgtttagattAAAGTTCTAGGGGGATTTTACCGAGGAAACATACTGTGTCCTCCATTACAAGCCCAAAGGGGAATTGACTAAGTAAACTTGACCTTTCCGTTACTATTCACGTCTGTTGATCTGTATCTGTAGCCTACTACTTCCCTTCCAATTGTCGTCTGCTATTTATTTGTTCATGCAATCCTACAGGTGatgagatgtgttttttttttgttttttttaaacatatttcAGAACTAGATCTACATTTTAAGGCTTGGAACAAACAAGTATGGCACATTCAAACCTGCCTTTTGTACAGTTGAAGTGAAGTGTGTCgaattcaaacaaaaacagaatttccccttcagggatcaatagagtatcgCAAAAAAGTAGTTGAAATTATATTTGACTTTACCTTGGATAGTTAGAAGCAACTATCAGTTCAGAGCTTAAACCTGTTGAAACAGGCCTCCGCATCAATTTCTTGTCTCAGTGCAGTAACATGCCAGTAACTAAACCAATTTAAAGTGCCATTTTGGGACCTTTTATAAGCCACCAATATGCACAtttcataaaaaatataaaaaattcCTCATATTCTGTTGtatttttcaaaagaaaaaattgTGAATCAGTCAATGGAACGACCCCAGATTTAGTCTTTCTATGAGATTGCAGAATATAGGCTTGGTTCTCTGGATACCATCTTAGGGGGAACATTTGCAAGTtcataaatattgattgaactgtgTTAAGATCATGAGAAAATCTTGATATGTTCATCCAACATATTGATGAtatgtttattttgttatttttaccaCAATAAGATAATAAGAGATTCCTTAAGTAAATCATTTTTGAGCCACCATAAATTTGAATataaagggcagtttatagtacaacgATGTATGATCGCCCGATGCACATCGCTACAAAGTCACCAGCATTCCATCatcgctcaactttgattttgtcgctcataaaaagtataaacactagaacgattatagaacgcatcgcagaggttcagtcatttgctctcatctagttactttactttgttactatagttctaaataacaactagttactttactaagttagtctttattaaaagtaactcagtcgagtgctttcaagttacccgcttaaaaacttcacaacctttatgtcttctggtgatgttctcactagtaggctatagaaatcatcaccgagtacactgctgttatctactGTTACCTACTGTCTAAaacaagcagctttcatttattcggggtctgatcgtctttatggtaaactagtatgatcacagaggcagccttgattaatcatgtctggtctaaaaaataaacagcggatagcactcacaacacattggca
Proteins encoded:
- the rnf121 gene encoding E3 ubiquitin ligase RNF121, with product MAGVFEVEVDGVEHDHGLEHHDEPNQFDLSKLSPEEKWRVEHARMHAKHKGHEAMHAEMVLILIVTLVIAQLVLVQWKQRHPKSYNLVTLFQMWVVPLYFTTKLHWWRFLTTWFIFSVITAYVSFRATRKPLDCTTPRLVYKWFLLLYKISYATGIVGYTVVMFTLFGINLIFRIKPEDAMDFGVSLLFYGLYYGVLGRDFAEMCADFMASTVGYYSASGMPTKHLSDNICAVCGQPILVDVSEEGIIENTYRLSCNHVFHEFCIRGWCIVGKKQTCPYCKEKVDLKRMFSNPWERPHVMYGQLLDWLRYLVAWQPVIIGFVQGINYVLGLE